The Musa acuminata AAA Group cultivar baxijiao chromosome BXJ3-6, Cavendish_Baxijiao_AAA, whole genome shotgun sequence region ATTCCAGTGATATTACAGGATGCTCGTGGGTTCTAACATCATGATATTAAATCGAGAATGACGGATTTAGCCCTCAAAATCGACTTGACTTGCACAGGCTTACGATGGAGACAAGCTTGTCGGGGTTTTTCCGTCATTCGCGAAAGATGGCGGTGTCTGGTGTCCTGCTCGTAGATATTTTTTATGGACAGACCGGGTGTCATCCACATGGCTGCTGACACCCGGTCCGGTTCAATCACGTGTCCCAGGCCCACAACATGCCTGCTAGTCACGTGGCCCAGTAGCAAAAGCAATCAACAAAGGTGGATGGGTCAaataaaatcagaaaaaaaagaaaaagaaaagaaaagaaaagaaaagaaaagcccaCCACCCCACGCAACGACTACCCCACTCCCTCCTTTCGCAGTCTTTTCTTTTAatccaagcaaaaaaaaaaagaaaaaagaaaatgatcacTCCATCACGACCATCCGATGCTTTCCATCTCAGCCGTCGATCTGAGGCATTCGTGCCGCATCCGTCGTTCCTCGACGTGGGTGGGCCCGTCCTTTAACTCTCTAATTCTTGCTTAACAGTTAAATTAAGGCCATCCAATTGGTGACAGTACGTAGCATCGTCCATACGTGAAGGATGAGGTcgatctctctcttcttttgctcTTCGTTTATATACCCTAACTCGCTCAGCTTCCCTTTCTTCTCTCCAGTTTTCCCCCCTCGCGAACGAAGCATTCAGAAGCCCAGCTGATATCCTGCTCCGGATGACGCCGATGGAGGCACCGGAGTACCTGCAGGGCGGGCGCGGAACCCCGCATTGCGCGCCGGAGAAGGCTGCCGGCGGGGACCACTTCGTCGTGGAGGACCTGCTCGACTTCTCCAACGGGGGTGAGGAGGGCGACGACTGGGGGTTCGATGCCGCGGCCGCCAACTCCGCCGACGACTCTTCCACCGTCACCGCCGTCGAGTGCTGCAGCAACTCCTCTTCCTCCCGCCGCGAGCCGCATTTCGGCTGTGAGCCAGCGTTCCGGAGCTTCGACGACGCTTGCCTTTCCGGCGATTTATGCGGCCCGGTAACCCTGCCGCTCCGTTCTCCCCGTTGGTTCGAGAAGGGAGCCTTTGGCTCAGTGCGGAGACTTGTGACTCTTGTGCTTCTCCTCTTCGCTCAAAATCTCAATCGATATTTTTTGGATTCTGTGATTGCATTTTAACCGACTCGTTAATTGTTTCAATTAAATTGCAAGAGAAGGGTAAGCTTTTGAACTGCAATCTCTTGTTTCTACTGCTATTATTGGTTGCAGCACGAGGAGCTGGCGGAGCTCGAATGGCTCTCCAACTTCGTGGAAGAGTCCTTCTCCGGCGAAGACGTTCACAGACCTCAGCTCGTCTCCGGCACGAATCCTACCACCTCCTTGTCCTCCTACGCCGCCGCAGCTCCTGCCCAGCCTCCGCGCTTGCGCCCGGAGGCCCCTGTCCTCGCCAAGGCCAGGAGCAAGCGCTCCCGACCCGCTCCCTGCAGCTGGTCCTCCAGAGTGCTCGTGTTCTCGCCTTCGACGGCCACCGCCTCGTCGCCCGAGTTGGAGCTCATCAAGCCCCCGAGCGCCGTCCCGGGAAACAAGGCAAAGA contains the following coding sequences:
- the LOC135641738 gene encoding GATA transcription factor 12-like, translated to MTPMEAPEYLQGGRGTPHCAPEKAAGGDHFVVEDLLDFSNGGEEGDDWGFDAAAANSADDSSTVTAVECCSNSSSSRREPHFGCEPAFRSFDDACLSGDLCGPHEELAELEWLSNFVEESFSGEDVHRPQLVSGTNPTTSLSSYAAAAPAQPPRLRPEAPVLAKARSKRSRPAPCSWSSRVLVFSPSTATASSPELELIKPPSAVPGNKAKKQASAAVAGSPREGQRCLHCQAEKTPQWRAGPMGPKTLCNACGVRYKSGRLVPEYRPAASPTFVPSKHSNSHRKVLELQHHKEQEQPQQQLLLHDGGAAAAGGDGYLYRHVGPDFRPVT